One Vitis vinifera cultivar Pinot Noir 40024 chromosome 15, ASM3070453v1 genomic window, ATTCTTCTTAGCATCCTCTCATTGTTCTGCAGATATTCTCTCTCAATCAATGGCCACATTTTGGATCAGCTTGGAGAAGGAGTTGAGGAGGCCGGTGGATACTACTCGCAATTGGTACAGGAATATGATGCAATAATTCTTTCTCCAACAACTGTAACTGAGAAGTTTTCTTTTCCTGCCTCCCAAGAACCTGGAGCCAATCAACCTCTTCATATTTTGATAGCAAAAAGTCCCATCTCACCGAACCAAATCCCCATTCCCCACACAGAAGCAACTTCTAAGGTGATAATCTTTGCTGACAATGAGACTGCTGTAGAGCCAGAAATGGTTCAAAAGGGAATTGAAACAGTGGTTTTGGATCAGATAAATTTGAATGCAGTCCTAGAATATTGTAAACGTCAAGGATTATGCAGCATTTTGCTGGATTTAAGGGGAAATTTTGGCTATTTTGAAGACCTTCTCAAACAGTCTCTTGAAGAGAATTTGCTGCAAAAGGTTGTGGTGGAAGTATTGCCATTTTGGAGCACAAATGAAGAAGAGGGACTACCCTTGGCTTTGAAGAATCTGAGGAAAGGAATTAGATTAAAGAATATAACTTCTAGGAACTCAAATGACAGTGTTGTGCTGGAGGGATATCCCTGAGGCAAATTAGACACATGGTGAGCAAGTGCCAAACTATTGCAATCTTCTCTGGAAACCCAGTTGCTGCACTGCACATGGAGAACACTGAGTTGATTGAATGGTCGTGAGTTTTTCCTTCCTTCCTCTGCTTGGGAAGAAATGGAAGTGTTAACATTTTCTCTGTTTTCCCCTCTTGTAGATGTATTATCATGAATcgaatttttcttaataaaaaaattctaagaagCATCCTCCCAAACACCTCATGGCAGAATTAAGTATTGGCATTATAATTTATGCATTGAAAACCATGAAGAATGACTTAAAATCATACATTGCCCACTTGTTGCTTGGcatgttaaatattttaaggttGAAGGTTTGAAGGTAGCCTTGATCTGGTTGAGTATTGAGTAGTTCTGATGGAGAAAAATGATTCATTTAGCTGTTTGGGTTGTGTTGAGTTGAATACGGTGCCGGTGGGAATTGACATATAGAAAGTACTTGACATATAGAAAGTACATTTTTTGatacctattaaaaaaacatcATCAATTAGATGGTGCTAtacacatgttttcaaatctcattctttgtactctagtTTCATTTGTGTGTACCTTTGTATCTTGGTTTCAGTGCTAtacacatgttttcaaatctcattctttgtactctagtTTCATTTGTGTGTACCTTTGTATCTTGGTTTCGTTTGTTTTTACCCTCGATCTATGACCTATATCTTACTATACATATTCAATAGTCTGAATTTTTTGTTCTGTAGGGTACCGTTATAGCATCTTTACATTTGCCTGCAATTTggtgattttctcattgatggGCAAAGCATCAACTCAACAAATTTACATGCTCTGTGATTCTCATTGATGGATCTGCATTAACTCAAATGGTTTAATAAAGTTTCAAGATGAATTCTAGTTTCTGTAAAGGTGTAATCTTGTATTATATTGAGCAACAAAATTTTAGCATATATACACATACATGCACCACAAAATGGGTTCCACAAGAGTGAACCAGTTGAGCTTTACAAATCTGTGTGAGGTGGTTTTGATAACAGGAGGCGTAGATGACTCCCAGCTCTTAAAGACTGGGAGAGAATTTCTTCAACCCAGTTTTCTGTCCACTTCAGAACTGGGCCTGCCATTAGGTGAGTGCTCATCTGCGTGGTTCTTTCTTTTTGCAATGAGTTGTGCTTGAATCAACTTCTCACTGGCAATTGCTTCTTGAATGTTGTTATGAACTAGTTTGCAGAGCTCGTCCAGTGCAAGCATTGGAAATGGTTCTTCAATGAGAACACCCACCTGCAAAAGCTCTAGGGAGATTAGAGGAAGCTAGAAAGTATGAATGAGTGAATAGCAGAGAGTCCACAggggagagaaagaaagagacttCTTCAATGCAGAAGAGAGAAGCAGCACTGATGAAAGTAGCAGGAACCACAATCCAGTTGCAGTCCTCCCAGAGGATGATGGGGAGAGTGAGATGCCAGAGGACCAGAAACCTTGAGGTCAGGCGGGTATATGAGAGAGGGATAGGAATGCCCATGAGCTGCTCACAAACACCAATACCCTCATGGAAACAAGATAACTTTGACTCCTGCATCATAATGTAGAAGTTATGTTAACATTAGTGATCTTTTTATTCCATGTAGTCCCTATATTTGGTGTGTATTTATGTAGTGAAAGACTCAATCATGTGTAATGTAATGACCACTCCCTATATTTAGGGTTTGGGTTATTACATGTGTAATGCAATAACCTGGTTTCCCTTGTGGTGTCTCCCCCTAATCGATGTAGAAATCACACACAACACATGGCTTTAAAACACTTCATACGACACTGTCGTCATCTATCTCATGAGATTGTAGGGCAAACAATACAATGCCCCTGTTACAAATATTGTCATTGACCCTCAAGGTCCAGACTCATCTTTATATATAGTGTTAGGAACTTCTCTTCTTACTGGGATGTTACATATAAGTGTACAATGTGAGAATGCTCTCTGGCACTTTGATGCATTAACAGAAAATTGAGTGAAGTTGACTAATCCAAGAGGGAAGTTACCAACACATGTCGCTTGGCATCGTCCAGGTTTAGCAGCTGGAGGCTTTGAGAAATGAACTCAATGATGCAGCGGGGTCGATGCTTTGAACTCAGAACTACTGCTAGATCATCCACCTCAAGCAAATTCTGAAGGTCTTGTCTTATATCTGAGCCATAGATTACATGACACTGCATTTGAGAAAGTTTATAGCACTATCATTTTATCTCACATTTGAGCTCAATCCAACCAAATCATAGTAGATGATAAGAAAATGGGTGTGTCTGTAGCATGACTGATTCCAAAGAGGAATATTTCCAACCTTCAAGCCAAAGGGTCATCAATTTTTAGTGGAGAATGAAGGTCACTTTGATAAtatacttttgaaaataattatcaaaaaatgattttgaagaataatttttgaaaaccattctCAAGTGTTTTCAAAAGCAAAATCCTTTTCGATTTATACCTAATGTGCACTTCTTGGTATTTCTATTCAAATGCTGATTCGCTCAATTCAATCTAGATTCTAGGGTCTTCACTTACTTCCCAACAAAAAACCACACTATATGGATTGCTATAAAATTTGCACAACACGTGTTTGATAAAATGAAGCATCACCAACCTTGAGAGCAACAGGAAATGCCATGATATACTGCAAGAGCGCCTTCTTCAGCAATGCATCGCCCGAGCTCTCAACCCCCGCTACCACTTGCCTGGCAAAGTCATTAGTCCCTGCAATGATCTTAGTCCAAGCCTTCCTGCCTTCTTCAAACCTCGAATAGGACGCCTCGGTCCTGAAAACCAGCAAAAGAGCCAAGGCAGGCGCTGTCAACTGGTAGGGCAGTGATGAGGCCCTCAATAAGGGGAAGAACTCCGGTAACCAGTGAAAGGTAACTGCTGAATTGTAACTAGCAACGATCACTGCCACTGAAGTGAAGGCGATCACCGGAGGAATCAATGATAGAATTACCCGCGAAGAAAAGCTGGATAACAGGTGCCTGACATGGCGCCTAGAACTTCTATGCTCCACCCAAGTTTCATGGTTGTATAAAGACCTTTTCTGCTGCATTCCACGTTCTTTTATGGCATCAGCCCAGTCGGGAACTGTCCGGAGAATTGAGATTAGGGTTAGGTTTTGGGTGGAGGAGGGAGGGGGTGGTGAGTCCGCTGAGCGTGAAGAGAAGACTCTGAAGGAGAGTTTGGTAGGTTTGGAGGGCAAGGGTAGGAAGTGAAAATTCGGGATTGTTTTGAGAGAAGAATAGGGTGCTAAGTTTGTGGGTAGTTGAATTGAGTGGGTGGGTTTTCTCATTTGTGGgaattagggttagggttttcagaGGAAGAAGAGAATCAAGAGATGGAGAGGACATGTTAGGGTTCGAAAGGAGTGAGACTGAAGTTAAAGAGAAGTGGATTAGCAGTTAGAAACGGTTGTTTGTGAATGAGGTTTTTACACATATTCATATGCATTTGGATAAAATATTAGTCGGCACTATTTTCACATCTGCTGTTACCATTTGTTGTCACAGCCCCCCATCTCTGCCATTGATCTTATAGACAAACTGATTAAATGGGTCCCATCTACTGTTGGTCAAGGTGCTGTGACCATCACATGCAACACTCAACATATATACTGAGAGGTAGTTGAGAGAAGTTACTCTTCCTCCACAAGAAATACCCTATCAATTCTTACTGAAATCTCCACCATAAAATTTAAGCCGTCTGATGAGGATACAAACATAAGACCCGAAAAACGTCAAAACatacatatatgatatataaccTAAATAACGATATATTTTGGGCACCTGCCAAGCACCTTGTGACACTATACTGATCAagtaaatataaagaaaacaactccctcaaaacatttaaaatccTAAGAGGAGGACAAACGGGAGACTATTTGATGAAACCCACCTTCTTGATTAAATCTAACATgaataggttaaaaaaaaagaaggaaaaatcgCAAAAGAAGGTGCCATTCCCTGTATTTTCGCAGGAAAATTTGTAGTATTTTTCTTCGAGACAATACTTAGAAGAAGCTTCCTTTGATGAGATTTGTCCTTGCTTTTTCCATTTGAGTAAATCCTGCGCAAGGGTTCTAGAGAACTTGAAATCTCATGGCTAAAAGTCATCTCTTCTGTACTTGATATCAATGTGCAGAGCCATCAACTAATGGATTTGAAAACCCTTTTCTTGATTCAGAAATGGGCTAATGAGAATAAAAAGTCAGCTTCTTTAGAGAGGCAACCAACAGAACCTGTCATTTCCCTCACAATGGCCACTGAGACCAAAAAAACAACCAAAGAAATTATATGCAGACTCAATTGATGACCTCCAAGCCAGTAGTAGCTATAGTGTAATCAGAGAGCATGCTTCCTTCATGGATTCACAAAGAGCATTCCGGCAGAGCACAATGCTTTGCATATACATGCTTTCTACCCTGAGCACATTGAGGGTTTTAAATACCGGAGCCAACCCAAGAAGTTACATCTTATGCAAAATAACCAGCAAAACACATTTGCCTCATAAAAAGAAGTCCTAAATGCTTTGTTATGAAGGGATAAAGAACCAtaatgcaaaatatatatatacatttcaCAAGTAGTAAGTACATCATTCATTTAACTTCTAATGTTCTCATCAAAGTGAGAAACTGAGCAAGAAGTCAACAAAGTAATCCCCTGAAAAGAACATAGTTTCACACTGCAAATATCCGAACTCAGCCAGATTATAAAAACCTTAATTGAAAGCACTCTGCCTATACAAAGGCTGTTCGTTCAAAAGATATGGATATTACTTCGCACTGTTGGAGCCCAGCTTCCTGTCACTTTCCTGGGGAGTCCTTTTCTGACCCAAAGATGAACTCTTTTACAGAACGCTCTGCTGAATGAATAGCATTCTTAATCTGTGATTGCAAGTCAATGCCATCAGAACTCAATAAGGCATATCAAAATAATTGGTAATCATTAATGGTAAAACAACAAATATTTACAACAACCAATAACTAAAAAGTGCAGTGGTGCAAGTTGTATACTAAAATGTAGATCTCCATAGGTTTTCAAGAAGCTTCTACATGTTAGCAAGTCTGCTATATAACATGAAACTGCTCATACAGATGTTTCACAAAGCTGACTCCTTGCTCATACTCTTCCTGAAAAATGAGCACATATGTAACAGGAGAGAACTTCATGGGAGTTGACATTCCAATATTACTAAGCTTATAAGCTGGATTTCTAGATCATCCAATTAATACTCATGTGACTGCTAGAAGAACACACAAGATATGATTCCTGAGAGGAGATAAAAGGCTATTTCTCAAGG contains:
- the LOC100251611 gene encoding voltage-dependent chloride channel 1, chloroplastic, which gives rise to MRKPTHSIQLPTNLAPYSSLKTIPNFHFLPLPSKPTKLSFRVFSSRSADSPPPPSSTQNLTLISILRTVPDWADAIKERGMQQKRSLYNHETWVEHRSSRRHVRHLLSSFSSRVILSLIPPVIAFTSVAVIVASYNSAVTFHWLPEFFPLLRASSLPYQLTAPALALLLVFRTEASYSRFEEGRKAWTKIIAGTNDFARQVVAGVESSGDALLKKALLQYIMAFPVALKCHVIYGSDIRQDLQNLLEVDDLAVVLSSKHRPRCIIEFISQSLQLLNLDDAKRHVLESKLSCFHEGIGVCEQLMGIPIPLSYTRLTSRFLVLWHLTLPIILWEDCNWIVVPATFISAASLFCIEEVGVLIEEPFPMLALDELCKLVHNNIQEAIASEKLIQAQLIAKRKNHADEHSPNGRPSSEVDRKLG